Proteins from one Leptonema illini DSM 21528 genomic window:
- a CDS encoding GNAT family N-acetyltransferase: MQRPDPSVQAGVVHPKTEQRFVLLSAPSLYFSESRIGDLVRICNSADIMQMIRQGGVPIGSKYTRRNAVSFIKYCNEGWEEDDHYVFFLVTDDGRQRIAGCYELRNRHRESFETGYWIAPQYRGIGATGLLALIEFCRTFQVGSLYARALEANQASRRLLEKAGFRCVRSKSEAGPHGTMLRYERSLRTRLKTPP, translated from the coding sequence GTGCAGCGACCCGATCCATCCGTACAGGCAGGTGTCGTTCATCCGAAAACCGAGCAGCGCTTTGTGCTTCTGTCCGCTCCGTCTCTCTATTTCTCAGAGAGCCGCATCGGCGATCTTGTACGCATCTGCAATAGCGCCGATATTATGCAGATGATACGTCAGGGAGGCGTACCGATCGGATCAAAGTACACGCGCCGCAATGCCGTCTCGTTCATTAAATACTGCAACGAAGGCTGGGAAGAAGACGATCACTACGTCTTTTTTCTCGTAACGGATGATGGCAGGCAGCGTATCGCCGGATGCTACGAGCTGCGCAATCGACATCGTGAGAGCTTCGAGACGGGCTACTGGATCGCTCCACAGTATCGCGGCATCGGCGCTACAGGTCTTCTTGCTCTGATTGAATTCTGTCGCACCTTTCAGGTGGGCTCGCTTTACGCTCGCGCCCTTGAAGCGAATCAGGCCTCGCGAAGGCTCTTAGAGAAGGCCGGTTTTCGCTGTGTGCGTTCGAAATCAGAGGCCGGTCCACATGGAACGATGCTCCGTTATGAACGGTCTCTTAGAACACGTCTCAAAACTCCTCCTTGA
- a CDS encoding calcium/sodium antiporter, whose product MLLTLTLFVIGFVLLIKGADFLVDGASSIARRFNISELAIGLTIVAFGTSLPELTVNLFASFSGNTDIAIGNVLGSNIANILLILGISAMIYPLTTQRGTVWKEIPFSLLAVVCIAIMANDRFLDGMTMNDLGRADGLVLIAFFIIFLYYTFGLSATETSDVDTEEHKTRTLPVSALMIIGGLIALVVGGKWIVDGAVAIARIFNMSESLIGLTVVAVGTSLPELATSAMAAYKRQSDIAIGNVVGSNIFNIFWILGVSSTITPLPFNEGANFDIATAVGATLLLFFALFVGRRHIIERWQGGAFILIYAAYTTFLVMRG is encoded by the coding sequence ATGCTTCTCACCCTCACCCTCTTCGTCATCGGATTTGTGCTGCTCATTAAAGGAGCTGACTTCCTTGTTGACGGCGCCTCTTCCATTGCACGCAGGTTTAATATCTCAGAGCTGGCCATCGGCCTGACCATCGTCGCCTTCGGCACGTCGTTGCCCGAGCTTACGGTAAATCTCTTTGCCAGCTTTTCAGGCAATACCGACATCGCCATCGGCAACGTGCTCGGCTCGAATATCGCGAACATCCTCTTAATTCTCGGTATTTCGGCGATGATCTACCCGCTGACGACGCAGCGCGGCACAGTGTGGAAAGAGATTCCGTTCAGTCTGCTTGCCGTTGTTTGTATTGCCATTATGGCAAACGACCGCTTCCTCGACGGCATGACGATGAACGATCTCGGTCGGGCCGACGGCCTGGTGCTCATCGCCTTCTTTATCATTTTTCTCTATTATACGTTCGGCCTATCGGCTACAGAGACGAGCGATGTCGACACCGAAGAGCATAAGACGCGTACTCTGCCCGTCTCTGCGTTGATGATTATCGGTGGACTCATCGCCCTTGTCGTCGGCGGTAAATGGATCGTAGACGGAGCCGTCGCCATCGCTCGTATTTTCAACATGAGCGAATCACTGATCGGTCTGACCGTCGTCGCCGTCGGTACCTCGCTTCCTGAACTTGCGACATCGGCGATGGCAGCCTACAAGCGACAGTCCGATATCGCAATCGGCAATGTGGTCGGTTCGAATATCTTCAATATCTTCTGGATTCTCGGCGTGAGCTCGACGATCACGCCGCTTCCATTTAATGAAGGGGCGAACTTCGATATCGCCACAGCGGTCGGCGCCACGCTGCTGCTCTTCTTCGCCCTCTTTGTCGGTCGGCGCCACATCATTGAACGCTGGCAGGGCGGCGCTTTTATTCTAATATACGCCGCTTATACGACATTCCTCGTGATGCGCGGTTGA